A region from the uncultured Draconibacterium sp. genome encodes:
- a CDS encoding nitroreductase family protein, translating to MQWALKILNAFPDIEESFVTKNKNSNYSFASNSPQVIYDIMKARRSNRKWAIEQPSAQDLHDHALQMIQAAITAPCSGNRQGVRFRIILDEEEKILLKGIKEHHCYSAPLLIFIGAESDVYYSLGESDINCRYLDAAASAMQIINYATAMNYGTCWNHFDKYMVHSRKKNTEIYNNFCKKLNIPSNIEPIAIIAIGKTKYVVPTPVRMDINSFILK from the coding sequence ATGCAATGGGCTTTGAAGATCTTGAATGCTTTTCCAGATATTGAAGAATCGTTTGTTACAAAGAACAAAAACTCTAATTATTCTTTTGCTTCCAATTCACCGCAGGTGATTTATGATATAATGAAAGCAAGAAGAAGTAACCGCAAATGGGCAATTGAGCAACCTTCTGCTCAGGATTTGCATGATCATGCTTTACAAATGATCCAAGCAGCAATAACCGCCCCCTGTTCAGGAAACCGCCAAGGCGTTCGATTTCGTATTATTCTTGATGAAGAGGAAAAAATACTACTAAAAGGAATAAAAGAACACCACTGTTATTCTGCGCCCTTGCTTATTTTTATTGGAGCAGAAAGCGATGTATACTATTCATTGGGAGAAAGTGATATTAATTGTAGGTATTTAGATGCAGCCGCTTCTGCTATGCAGATAATAAATTATGCAACAGCAATGAACTATGGAACCTGTTGGAACCATTTTGATAAGTATATGGTTCATTCAAGAAAAAAGAATACTGAGATTTATAACAACTTCTGTAAAAAATTAAACATTCCATCAAACATTGAGCCAATTGCAATTATTGCAATTGGTAAAACCAAGTATGTAGTGCCTACACCTGTTCGAATGGATATTAATTCATTTATACTAAAATAA
- a CDS encoding methyltransferase domain-containing protein, which yields MQNSQNWKPSKYVLNRKGVLRASRNKSETQVASRFTIDLSAKLFQKYIPKNVSGDLLDLGCGKAPLYGIYRKYTNTITCVDWYNSSHSNNYTDIFADLNKVLPLEAERFDTIILSSVLEHLKDPNLIFSEMNRILRNNGKIILSVPFYYQLHEIPFDYHRFTKYGLINLAEKHNFTVTLLEAYGGLPEVYTDVLSRLLVRFPLIGEYMVQILHICSHFILRFSFGKEFSKKSAENFPLAYFVILKKSNN from the coding sequence ATGCAAAACTCTCAAAATTGGAAACCATCAAAATATGTTTTGAATCGAAAAGGAGTGCTACGAGCTTCAAGAAACAAGAGCGAAACCCAAGTTGCTTCACGATTTACCATTGATTTATCAGCAAAGCTTTTTCAGAAATACATTCCGAAAAATGTTAGTGGAGACTTATTGGATCTCGGATGTGGCAAAGCTCCTCTTTATGGCATTTACAGAAAGTATACAAATACGATAACTTGTGTTGACTGGTACAACTCATCGCACAGTAATAACTATACTGATATTTTTGCAGACTTAAATAAAGTTTTACCGCTTGAGGCGGAAAGATTTGATACTATTATTCTATCTAGTGTGCTAGAACATCTTAAGGATCCGAATTTGATATTCAGTGAAATGAATCGCATTTTGAGAAATAATGGCAAAATTATTCTTTCCGTTCCCTTTTACTACCAACTTCACGAGATTCCATTTGATTATCACCGGTTTACAAAGTATGGTTTAATAAACCTTGCTGAAAAACACAATTTTACTGTAACGTTGCTTGAAGCTTATGGAGGACTTCCTGAAGTGTATACTGATGTATTGTCAAGATTATTAGTTAGATTTCCCCTAATAGGAGAATATATGGTTCAGATACTGCACATTTGCTCCCATTTTATTTTAAGGTTCTCATTTGGAAAAGAATTCTCTAAGAAGTCTGCCGAGAATTTTCCATTGGCCTATTTTGTTATTCTAAAGAAAAGTAACAACTAA
- a CDS encoding polysaccharide biosynthesis C-terminal domain-containing protein, with amino-acid sequence MGIIIKQSIKGGIWSYLGLLVGYVNVGVIMPNFFRTDQIGLMQLFLALSTLFSNFSSLGFTGVIHRMFPEFRNTKHNHHGFLFLLVSTGLFGFVLSTVAFFLFKDKIIAANAEKSPLLVEYIFLLIPLIFFRIFFFLLNNYNKVLYDAVTGAFWNDFIHKIINLSLIILFSVSVIDFREFFYGYLFSLSLPVIPLITVMYRRGEFTLTPDFGYLKKPLVKEMIIVAVFGLVNGLSGVVTTNLDKIFINKYLSLSEVGVFSVCALFATVINIPSRATANISTGILAQAWKSNDRNKIESIFKKASLNQTIIGTLILGGIIVNLKNIFQILPEIYSNGKWVVVLYSLAILIRVSTTTSGNIIITSKYYKIQSIIILSQILVSILLQIILIPLYGITGAALAVLLTIVYRTIVVLGFIRHKMGMFCYSVKHIFVLIIAGIVTFCIYKIPDFEMLIPNILLKSILLLVIYSLCILFFKISAELSQLYIVVKDQICHFLKR; translated from the coding sequence ATGGGAATAATTATAAAACAATCAATTAAAGGAGGAATCTGGTCCTATCTGGGACTTCTCGTTGGTTATGTCAATGTAGGAGTAATAATGCCAAATTTTTTTCGAACTGACCAGATTGGATTAATGCAACTGTTTTTGGCTTTATCGACACTATTTTCAAATTTTTCCTCATTGGGGTTTACTGGAGTGATTCATAGAATGTTCCCCGAGTTTAGAAATACCAAACATAATCACCATGGTTTTCTTTTCCTATTGGTGTCAACAGGATTGTTCGGTTTTGTATTAAGTACAGTTGCATTTTTTTTATTTAAGGATAAAATAATTGCTGCAAATGCTGAAAAATCGCCATTGCTTGTTGAGTACATATTCTTGTTAATCCCTTTAATTTTTTTTAGAATCTTTTTCTTCCTTCTTAATAATTACAACAAAGTATTATACGACGCTGTTACAGGGGCTTTTTGGAATGATTTCATACATAAAATTATTAACCTTTCGCTAATTATTCTTTTTTCTGTTTCTGTAATTGATTTTAGGGAGTTTTTTTATGGATATCTTTTTTCCTTGAGTTTACCGGTTATCCCTTTAATCACGGTAATGTACAGAAGAGGAGAATTTACGCTAACTCCTGATTTTGGATATCTTAAGAAACCTCTTGTTAAGGAAATGATTATTGTTGCTGTTTTTGGTTTGGTGAATGGTTTAAGTGGTGTAGTTACCACTAATTTAGACAAAATATTTATTAATAAGTATTTGTCTTTATCCGAAGTGGGAGTCTTCAGTGTTTGCGCACTCTTTGCAACTGTAATAAATATTCCGTCAAGAGCAACAGCAAATATTTCGACTGGTATTTTAGCTCAGGCCTGGAAGAGTAATGACAGAAATAAAATTGAAAGTATATTTAAAAAGGCAAGCTTGAATCAAACGATAATCGGTACTTTAATTTTAGGAGGAATTATCGTTAACCTTAAGAATATATTTCAAATTTTGCCTGAAATTTATAGTAATGGGAAATGGGTAGTTGTACTGTATTCTCTTGCTATACTAATACGTGTTTCAACAACTACAAGCGGTAATATAATCATTACCTCTAAATACTATAAGATACAATCCATTATAATATTGTCTCAGATTTTGGTTTCTATTCTTCTTCAAATAATACTTATTCCTCTTTATGGTATTACTGGAGCGGCTTTGGCTGTTCTTTTAACGATAGTTTACAGGACTATTGTGGTACTTGGTTTTATTCGACATAAAATGGGGATGTTCTGCTATTCAGTAAAACATATATTTGTGCTCATAATTGCAGGTATTGTTACTTTTTGTATTTATAAAATTCCTGATTTTGAGATGCTTATTCCAAATATTCTCTTAAAAAGTATTTTATTGCTTGTTATTTATAGCTTATGTATTTTATTTTTTAAAATATCAGCAGAGTTATCACAATTATATATTGTTGTAAAGGATCAGATTTGCCATTTTTTAAAGCGGTAG
- a CDS encoding sulfotransferase domain-containing protein: MKVDFIIIGAMKAGTTSLYELLKEHPQISFSKIKETHFFSQTSNWQKNIASYHKLFSEKEGGKLLGEASTSYAFRPHYKNVAEKIYNYNPDMKIIYIVRNPIDRSISHYMHSFSKGYTKLTIDEEIKSREHIIQVSRYFYQIEPYLKLFGKEQILFIDFEDFIKSKKEVLDKLAYFLNIDKKPFSTTHKLHANPTLGVIKLSPKFGRFINWFEPVIKLFPEHFRFLVKKMVVSKKRVFQEKPKMNVNTKQAIIEAIKPEIPELEKLMGKDLSKWIR; encoded by the coding sequence ATGAAAGTTGATTTTATTATTATTGGTGCTATGAAAGCTGGCACAACTTCTCTTTATGAACTTTTGAAGGAACATCCGCAGATTTCTTTTAGCAAGATAAAGGAGACACATTTTTTTAGCCAAACTTCTAATTGGCAAAAGAATATTGCTTCATATCATAAGTTATTTTCCGAGAAAGAAGGAGGAAAATTGTTAGGCGAAGCATCAACATCGTATGCCTTCCGGCCGCACTATAAAAATGTAGCTGAAAAGATATATAATTATAATCCCGATATGAAGATTATTTACATAGTGCGCAATCCTATCGACAGAAGCATATCGCATTACATGCATAGCTTCTCAAAAGGCTATACAAAGCTTACTATTGATGAAGAAATTAAAAGTCGGGAGCATATAATTCAGGTTAGTCGTTACTTTTATCAAATAGAGCCCTATCTGAAACTTTTTGGAAAAGAGCAAATCCTTTTTATTGATTTTGAGGATTTTATTAAGAGTAAAAAAGAAGTTTTGGATAAACTGGCATACTTTCTAAATATTGATAAAAAGCCATTTTCTACCACTCACAAGCTTCATGCAAATCCAACCTTAGGTGTAATTAAATTATCCCCTAAATTTGGAAGATTTATTAATTGGTTTGAGCCTGTAATAAAACTTTTTCCCGAACATTTTAGATTTCTTGTAAAGAAAATGGTCGTAAGTAAAAAGAGGGTTTTTCAAGAAAAACCAAAGATGAATGTGAATACAAAACAAGCAATTATTGAAGCAATTAAGCCTGAAATACCAGAGTTGGAAAAATTGATGGGTAAAGACTTGTCGAAATGGATAAGGTGA
- a CDS encoding transposase translates to MSTKYKIHNPEAVYFITFSTVQWVDIFTRDCYRKIVSESLNYCVANKGLIIYAWVLMTNHVHLVCRSNVDSKLSDIMRDLKKFTAVQIVRELTANYQESRKGWLQWLLRSSANESSSNKNYQVWQHDNHPIELDTTYFVEQKIDYIHHNPVRAGFVTTAEAWQYSSARDFAGEQGFVTICPV, encoded by the coding sequence ATGAGCACGAAATACAAAATCCACAATCCTGAAGCTGTCTATTTTATTACCTTCTCAACTGTTCAGTGGGTCGATATTTTTACACGCGACTGTTATCGTAAAATTGTAAGTGAATCATTGAATTATTGTGTAGCCAACAAAGGATTAATTATTTATGCATGGGTATTGATGACCAATCATGTTCACTTGGTTTGCAGAAGTAATGTCGATTCTAAGCTAAGTGATATAATGCGGGATTTAAAGAAATTCACAGCAGTTCAGATTGTTCGTGAATTAACAGCTAATTATCAGGAAAGTAGGAAAGGCTGGTTGCAATGGCTCCTCCGCAGTTCGGCAAATGAAAGTAGTTCAAACAAAAATTATCAGGTTTGGCAACACGATAATCACCCCATTGAATTAGATACAACTTATTTTGTAGAACAAAAAATAGACTATATACACCACAATCCGGTGCGGGCCGGATTTGTTACAACAGCCGAAGCATGGCAATACAGCAGTGCCAGGGATTTCGCAGGAGAACAAGGTTTTGTAACTATTTGTCCGGTTTAG
- a CDS encoding Gfo/Idh/MocA family oxidoreductase, whose protein sequence is MKRFALIGAAGFVAERHIKAIKETGNVLVAAMDTFDVMGRMDSYFPEAEFFTSEAELGQFLKQEKEKGEAVDFVSICSPNYLHITHIQLALKNGCHAICEKPLVIHSSDLEKIKQLEAESGKKVYTVLQLRYHPAILELKKEIDAAEKKHFDIELQYITSRGKWYSKSWKGDLEKSGGIAMNIGIHFFDMLSWIFGPVKQNSIKLFEATKAAGQLHLEKARVNWFLSLDCDDLPQAATAAGKRTYRSIKIEGKEIEFSGGFTDLHTLTYQNILSGNGFGVEDARESIGLVEGM, encoded by the coding sequence ATGAAACGATTTGCATTAATTGGAGCGGCAGGATTTGTAGCCGAACGACATATAAAAGCGATAAAAGAAACCGGAAACGTGCTGGTAGCAGCCATGGATACTTTTGACGTTATGGGACGCATGGACAGCTATTTCCCCGAAGCTGAGTTTTTTACCTCGGAAGCGGAATTGGGCCAATTTCTGAAGCAGGAAAAAGAAAAAGGCGAAGCGGTTGATTTCGTCAGCATCTGTTCGCCCAACTACCTGCATATAACTCATATTCAGCTGGCCCTTAAAAACGGTTGCCATGCCATTTGCGAAAAACCCTTGGTGATTCATTCGTCAGACCTTGAAAAAATAAAACAGCTGGAAGCCGAAAGCGGAAAAAAAGTATATACGGTTCTGCAGTTGCGCTATCACCCCGCCATTCTTGAGCTTAAAAAAGAAATTGATGCAGCAGAGAAAAAACATTTCGACATTGAGCTGCAATACATCACCTCGCGTGGCAAATGGTATTCCAAAAGCTGGAAAGGCGATTTAGAAAAATCGGGAGGTATTGCCATGAATATTGGCATACATTTTTTTGATATGCTGAGCTGGATTTTTGGCCCCGTAAAACAAAACAGCATAAAACTTTTTGAAGCAACAAAAGCTGCGGGCCAACTTCACCTGGAAAAAGCAAGGGTGAATTGGTTTTTAAGCCTCGATTGCGATGATTTGCCACAGGCAGCCACTGCAGCCGGTAAACGTACCTATCGCTCAATAAAAATTGAAGGCAAGGAAATTGAATTTAGCGGTGGCTTTACCGATTTGCACACACTTACTTATCAGAATATTCTGTCGGGCAATGGTTTTGGCGTGGAGGATGCACGTGAAAGTATTGGCTTGGTAGAGGGGATGTAG
- a CDS encoding nucleotide sugar dehydrogenase, which yields MDHKKNMLEIVKSRHLRVGVVGLGYVGLPLAVEFAQNDVCVLAFDTAKERVGKINRGENYISDVNTERLTELVQTKKLSATSDFKELGSCNAVFICVPTPLDKFRKPDMSFIEEACIAIGKNIKKGTFISLESTTYPTTTEDFVLPIIEKESGLKEGIDFWLAYSPERVDPGNKAFSTKNTPKVLGALSPDGLIIGEKIYQLAVDEVHTVSSPRIAEMVKILENTYRLVNISLINELALLAGKMDINIWEVIEAAATKPFGFQAFYPGPGVGGHCIPLDPFYLEHIAKKFNFDLSMIHTAGHIDLLMAHRMTVKITSALNRHKKAINGSKILFLGVAYKPDINDERESPALKIMEEVLKKGGNVKYHDPFIPKIETQQGHVLNSVDLDKERLKLADCVVITTNHSVFDADFIEEHAQLIVDLRNMIKEASDKVYKL from the coding sequence ATGGATCATAAAAAAAATATGCTGGAAATAGTTAAGAGCAGACACTTACGGGTGGGTGTTGTTGGACTTGGGTATGTTGGTTTGCCACTGGCTGTTGAGTTTGCCCAAAACGATGTTTGCGTATTGGCTTTTGATACAGCGAAAGAAAGAGTTGGAAAAATAAACAGAGGAGAGAATTACATTTCTGATGTTAATACTGAACGGTTGACAGAACTGGTTCAAACAAAAAAGCTATCAGCAACATCTGATTTTAAAGAGCTTGGTAGTTGCAATGCCGTTTTTATTTGCGTTCCAACACCGCTCGACAAATTTCGCAAACCAGATATGTCATTTATTGAGGAGGCTTGTATTGCTATCGGGAAAAACATCAAAAAGGGAACTTTTATTAGCCTGGAAAGCACTACCTACCCAACTACAACTGAAGATTTTGTTCTTCCTATCATTGAAAAGGAATCGGGATTAAAGGAAGGCATCGATTTTTGGCTGGCCTATTCTCCCGAGCGGGTTGATCCCGGGAATAAAGCCTTTTCTACCAAAAATACACCAAAGGTTTTGGGGGCACTTTCTCCCGATGGGCTTATCATTGGAGAAAAAATCTATCAACTGGCAGTGGATGAGGTGCATACAGTGAGCTCGCCGCGTATTGCCGAAATGGTAAAGATTCTGGAAAACACCTACCGTCTGGTAAATATTAGTTTAATTAACGAACTGGCACTTTTAGCCGGAAAAATGGATATAAACATTTGGGAAGTGATTGAGGCTGCAGCTACCAAGCCATTCGGATTTCAGGCTTTTTACCCCGGACCGGGAGTTGGCGGGCACTGTATTCCGCTCGATCCGTTTTACCTCGAACACATTGCCAAAAAATTTAATTTCGATTTATCGATGATTCACACCGCCGGACATATCGATTTGCTGATGGCGCACCGGATGACTGTAAAAATAACTTCGGCACTAAACCGGCATAAAAAAGCTATAAACGGAAGTAAAATTCTGTTTTTGGGAGTGGCTTATAAACCCGATATTAATGACGAACGCGAATCGCCGGCACTGAAAATTATGGAAGAAGTGCTGAAAAAGGGAGGAAATGTAAAATACCACGATCCTTTTATTCCCAAAATAGAAACGCAGCAAGGCCATGTTTTGAATTCTGTAGACTTGGATAAAGAAAGACTAAAGCTGGCCGATTGTGTAGTAATTACCACCAATCATTCGGTTTTTGATGCTGATTTTATTGAAGAACATGCGCAATTAATAGTCGATTTGCGGAATATGATAAAAGAGGCTTCGGATAAGGTTTATAAACTTTGA
- a CDS encoding DapH/DapD/GlmU-related protein, whose product MTNYYKHETTIIDQGAQIGAGSKIWHFSHIMESAEVGENCILGQNVFVGNKVKLGNNVKVQNNVSVYEGVVCEDDVFLGPSMVFTNVINPRSAVERKNEFKTTLVKRGATIGANATVICGTTLGEYCMIGAGAVVTKNVKPFALMTGVPAKQTGWVSRNGVVLKDDLICPETGEKYRLEGGLLSLQDE is encoded by the coding sequence ATGACTAACTACTATAAACACGAAACGACCATAATCGACCAGGGTGCTCAAATAGGTGCCGGCTCTAAAATCTGGCATTTTTCGCACATTATGGAATCGGCTGAGGTTGGCGAAAACTGCATCCTTGGGCAGAATGTTTTTGTGGGGAATAAGGTAAAATTGGGCAACAATGTAAAAGTGCAAAACAATGTTTCGGTGTACGAGGGGGTGGTTTGCGAAGACGATGTTTTCCTGGGGCCGTCAATGGTTTTTACCAATGTTATTAACCCGAGAAGTGCCGTTGAACGAAAAAATGAGTTTAAAACAACACTTGTAAAACGTGGGGCAACAATTGGCGCAAATGCCACCGTAATTTGTGGAACTACTTTGGGCGAATACTGTATGATTGGAGCCGGGGCAGTGGTGACAAAAAATGTAAAACCTTTTGCTTTAATGACCGGCGTGCCGGCCAAACAAACGGGTTGGGTGAGCAGAAACGGTGTGGTTTTAAAAGATGATTTAATTTGCCCGGAGACCGGAGAAAAATATAGGTTGGAAGGTGGATTGTTGTCCTTACAGGATGAATAA